From a single Candidatus Binataceae bacterium genomic region:
- a CDS encoding helix-turn-helix domain-containing protein produces MNDPANGIQRPPNGRAQTVGRVQEQMAEEKSRRTNAAVKRSTTVMTLQEVADYLRVTRSTIHRLLKRNEIPAFRIGRHWRFNVEEIENWCASRASGKGPAMDA; encoded by the coding sequence ATGAACGATCCGGCAAACGGAATTCAAAGACCGCCCAATGGTCGGGCGCAGACTGTTGGACGGGTGCAGGAACAGATGGCTGAAGAAAAATCCCGCCGCACGAATGCGGCCGTTAAGAGGTCGACCACAGTGATGACTTTGCAGGAGGTCGCGGACTACCTACGAGTGACGCGTTCAACGATCCATCGGTTGCTCAAGCGTAATGAGATTCCGGCGTTCAGAATCGGCAGACACTGGCGTTTCAATGTCGAAGAGATCGAGAACTGGTGCGCGTCGCGCGCGTCGGGCAAAGGTCCTGCGATGGATGCCTAA
- a CDS encoding TetR/AcrR family transcriptional regulator codes for MKKDAAPERRVKLLDDVVEYLLSNGLAGLSLRPLAAGINTSPRMLLYFFGSKEKLISEAMAEIRLRQRADFARAIAGHGGREERLLRAWSAWSSPKTARFWKFCFEVYGAALQKPGQFAEFLERFINEWLTPFEQALRAAEVPPARARHLATLSLAAMRGLQFDLLATGARPRIGAAFRELLGLLAVAIREARDAPAGAKAASPSMSRGRETERAPAMAEVRAPRPRPRRRGRNRIDQ; via the coding sequence ATGAAGAAAGACGCGGCACCTGAACGCCGGGTGAAGCTGCTCGACGACGTCGTTGAATATCTACTTAGCAACGGCCTCGCCGGGCTTTCCCTGAGGCCGCTGGCGGCGGGGATAAATACGAGCCCGCGGATGCTGCTCTATTTCTTCGGCTCCAAAGAGAAACTGATATCCGAAGCTATGGCAGAAATCCGTCTGCGCCAAAGGGCCGACTTTGCGCGGGCGATTGCCGGACACGGCGGACGCGAGGAACGGCTCCTGCGCGCGTGGAGCGCATGGTCGTCGCCGAAGACCGCGAGATTCTGGAAGTTCTGCTTCGAAGTTTATGGGGCCGCGCTGCAAAAGCCCGGACAGTTTGCGGAATTCCTGGAACGATTTATCAACGAATGGCTGACGCCGTTCGAGCAGGCGCTTCGCGCCGCCGAGGTGCCGCCCGCGCGTGCGCGCCACCTCGCCACGCTTTCGTTGGCCGCGATGCGCGGGCTGCAGTTCGACCTGCTCGCGACCGGCGCTCGGCCGCGCATCGGCGCGGCATTTCGCGAGCTGCTGGGCCTGCTGGCCGTGGCGATCCGCGAGGCTCGCGACGCGCCAGCCGGAGCAAAAGCGGCATCGCCATCGATGAGTCGCGGACGAGAGACTGAGAGGGCGCCCGCGATGGCTGAAGTACGGGCCCCGCGCCCCCGGCCGCGGCGGCGTGGAAGAAACCGGATTGATCAATGA
- a CDS encoding cytochrome c3 family protein, which translates to MPARRLLLVLAALALAAIVLVTMTMSRWRHRRAAAEPAASSASPPAFVGAAACGGCHERELKLWNGSHHELAMLPANGSTVLGDFNDASIADGAVTSRMFRRGGKFIVRTGGPDGALHDYEIKFTFGVSPLQQYLVEMPGGRLQALGIAWDSRPRERGGQRWFNLFPGIKPGANDPLHWTGIDQNWNFMCADCHSTNLRKNYHPDTRTFTTSYAEIDVACEACHGPGSRHVAWAAPSAPRRGYQAGAEADDGLPIAFDERRGVNWKTDPLSGNVVRSAPRRSEREIQTCARCHSRRSQIHEDYVHGQPVGDDYRVALLAENLYYPDGQIKDEDYEYGSFIQSRMYHAGVTCSDCHEPHSLKLRAPGNGVCLQCHAAARYDSPAHHFHQTGSPGARCVECHMPARIYMTVDARRDHSIRIPRPDLSVKIGVPNACTGCHRDKSADWAASAMVKWYRHQPVGFQRFAEALNAGAIGAPEAPSALAQLAADSEQPAIARASALALMAGYSESDRGEPMRAGARDASPLVRGAAARLLPQADPQASPDVSARLLRDPVRAVRIEAAEALAGAPAGALAEGESAALQRAVGEYIAAQELNADRPEAHSNLALLFAREKRFDEAQRELATALALDPSFAPAAVDLADLDRELGREADGERVLREAIARSPADAPLQHALGLLLVRQGHRQEALEHLAAAARLDPASARFAYVYAVALNGTRQGGKALDVLEDDVARHPYDCDALGALAAFYRSAGNFKMADGYAKRLAELGSACPAQPSAQ; encoded by the coding sequence ATGCCGGCGCGCCGTCTATTGCTCGTGCTCGCGGCGTTGGCGCTCGCGGCTATCGTCCTCGTGACGATGACGATGAGCCGCTGGCGGCATCGTCGCGCCGCAGCCGAGCCGGCGGCCTCTTCCGCATCGCCGCCCGCTTTCGTCGGCGCGGCGGCCTGCGGCGGATGCCACGAGCGCGAGCTTAAGCTTTGGAACGGATCGCATCACGAGCTCGCGATGCTGCCGGCAAACGGCTCGACGGTGCTGGGCGACTTCAACGACGCCAGCATCGCCGACGGCGCGGTGACCTCGCGAATGTTCCGGCGCGGCGGCAAGTTCATCGTGCGAACCGGCGGACCCGATGGCGCGCTGCACGACTATGAAATCAAGTTCACCTTCGGCGTCTCGCCCCTGCAACAGTATCTAGTCGAGATGCCGGGAGGCCGGCTGCAGGCGCTCGGGATCGCATGGGACAGCCGCCCGCGCGAACGCGGCGGCCAGCGCTGGTTCAATCTGTTTCCCGGCATCAAGCCGGGCGCCAACGATCCCCTGCATTGGACCGGCATCGACCAGAACTGGAACTTCATGTGCGCGGACTGCCATTCCACCAATCTGCGCAAGAACTACCATCCCGACACGCGCACGTTCACCACTTCCTATGCGGAGATCGACGTCGCCTGCGAGGCGTGCCATGGTCCGGGCTCCAGACACGTGGCATGGGCCGCGCCCAGCGCGCCTCGGCGCGGTTACCAGGCCGGCGCCGAAGCCGATGACGGACTGCCGATCGCGTTCGATGAGCGGCGGGGCGTCAATTGGAAAACCGACCCTTTAAGCGGCAACGTGGTGCGTAGCGCGCCGCGCCGGAGCGAGCGTGAAATTCAGACCTGCGCGCGATGCCACTCGCGGCGAAGCCAGATCCACGAGGATTACGTGCACGGCCAGCCGGTCGGCGACGACTATCGCGTCGCGCTGCTCGCGGAGAACCTCTACTATCCCGACGGACAGATTAAAGATGAGGACTACGAGTACGGCTCGTTCATCCAGAGCAGGATGTACCACGCTGGGGTGACGTGCAGCGATTGCCACGAGCCGCACAGCCTCAAGCTTCGCGCGCCGGGCAACGGCGTCTGCCTGCAATGCCATGCCGCCGCCAGGTACGATTCCCCCGCGCATCACTTTCACCAAACCGGATCGCCGGGCGCGCGATGCGTCGAATGTCATATGCCGGCGCGAATCTACATGACGGTCGATGCGCGGCGCGATCACAGCATTCGCATTCCGCGCCCCGATCTCTCGGTCAAGATCGGCGTGCCGAACGCCTGCACTGGATGCCATCGCGACAAATCCGCGGATTGGGCGGCGAGCGCGATGGTCAAGTGGTACCGGCATCAGCCGGTGGGATTTCAGCGTTTCGCCGAGGCGCTGAATGCCGGAGCGATCGGCGCCCCGGAGGCCCCAAGCGCCCTTGCGCAACTCGCCGCGGATTCCGAGCAGCCGGCGATCGCTCGCGCGAGCGCGCTCGCGCTGATGGCCGGCTACTCCGAATCCGATCGCGGCGAGCCGATGCGCGCGGGCGCGCGCGACGCCTCGCCGCTGGTCAGAGGCGCCGCCGCCCGTCTTCTGCCGCAAGCCGATCCGCAGGCGAGTCCGGACGTGTCCGCGCGGTTGCTCCGCGATCCGGTACGCGCGGTGCGAATCGAGGCGGCGGAAGCGCTTGCGGGTGCGCCCGCGGGCGCCCTGGCCGAGGGAGAGTCGGCCGCGCTTCAAAGAGCGGTCGGCGAATATATTGCGGCGCAGGAGCTGAACGCGGACCGGCCGGAGGCGCATAGCAATCTCGCGCTTTTGTTCGCGAGGGAGAAGCGGTTTGACGAGGCGCAGCGCGAACTTGCAACCGCGCTCGCGCTCGATCCGTCCTTCGCGCCGGCCGCCGTGGACCTTGCCGATCTCGATCGCGAACTTGGGCGCGAGGCCGACGGCGAGCGCGTGCTGCGCGAGGCCATCGCCCGTTCACCGGCCGACGCGCCGCTCCAGCATGCGCTCGGCCTGCTGTTGGTGCGCCAGGGACACAGGCAGGAGGCGCTCGAGCATCTGGCGGCGGCCGCGCGGCTTGACCCCGCCAGCGCGCGCTTCGCTTACGTGTACGCGGTGGCGCTCAATGGCACGAGGCAAGGGGGCAAGGCGCTCGACGTGCTCGAGGACGACGTGGCGCGCCATCCCTACGATTGCGACGCGCTCGGCGCGCTCGCGGCCTTCTACCGGAGCGCGGGAAATTTCAAAATGGCCGACGGTTACGCGAAACGTCTGGCCGAACTGGGTTCCGCCTGTCCGGCGCAACCATCGGCTCAATAG
- a CDS encoding DUF4410 domain-containing protein, whose translation MKSVQLRRMYALCVLALAGCASAAVTQQAQRAPADNEQPTQIVVYPFAANPSEVTLNQSIVQRAYRDASGDNESAAQLQIAHDTAQAICQQVVSDLKDQGYNAVCVARGTYVAGDNILLIDGALTNINEGNRLRRLVIGFGTGSSTLDSDVSMYQRIAGNLNQVLAFSTHADSGKMPGAAVMAPVGVAAGGGAAAIVGMNAAVGGAKTYSSSTSSLARKTATQIVQTVTDYTVRAGWRTQ comes from the coding sequence GTGAAGTCGGTTCAACTTCGTCGGATGTACGCATTGTGTGTGTTGGCCCTTGCCGGATGCGCCAGTGCGGCGGTTACCCAGCAAGCCCAGCGCGCGCCTGCCGACAATGAGCAGCCCACCCAGATTGTCGTCTATCCCTTCGCGGCGAACCCGTCCGAGGTTACGCTAAACCAGAGCATCGTTCAGCGCGCCTACCGCGATGCGAGCGGCGATAACGAAAGCGCCGCGCAACTGCAGATCGCGCACGATACCGCGCAGGCGATTTGTCAGCAGGTGGTCTCCGACCTCAAGGACCAGGGCTACAACGCGGTCTGCGTCGCACGCGGGACCTACGTGGCCGGCGACAATATCCTTCTTATCGATGGTGCGCTGACCAATATCAACGAGGGCAACCGGTTACGCCGGCTGGTGATCGGCTTCGGCACCGGGTCCTCGACTCTGGACAGCGACGTGTCGATGTACCAGCGGATCGCCGGCAACCTGAATCAGGTCCTCGCATTCAGCACCCACGCCGACAGCGGCAAGATGCCGGGCGCGGCGGTGATGGCGCCGGTCGGCGTGGCCGCGGGCGGCGGCGCGGCCGCTATAGTCGGCATGAACGCGGCGGTCGGTGGAGCCAAGACCTACAGTTCATCGACGAGCAGCCTGGCGAGGAAGACCGCAACGCAGATCGTCCAGACCGTGACTGACTATACCGTGCGGGCGGGATGGCGGACGCAGTAG
- a CDS encoding alpha/beta fold hydrolase encodes MSDYEVLEVPGVQLQHGGFLPLARLAYKTLGNLGPARDNAVLVPSWYTGTHNDIQTFMVGEGRALDPRKYFIVMTNLLGNGLSSSPSNTLSPNERGRFPKVTIHDNVRLQHVLLTQKLGLSRLRLVTGWSMGACQTFEWAAQFPDMVRAACPIAGSARTASYNKVFLLALRRALELDPAFAGGFYDRPPIDGLKAFAAIYAGWGTSEPFFRTEVYRDFGAHDYQEHVAYFWEPFFMRLDANDLLSQLWTWLNGDISDNPAYRGNFEAALGAIRARTIVAPVDNDRYFPPADSEYEAQHIAGARCRVISSIWGHMAPMNPRDNPAIDGILHELLAD; translated from the coding sequence ATGAGCGACTACGAAGTGCTCGAAGTGCCTGGCGTGCAGTTGCAGCACGGCGGTTTTCTTCCGCTCGCCCGCCTCGCCTACAAAACTCTCGGAAATCTCGGTCCCGCGCGCGACAACGCGGTCCTGGTGCCAAGCTGGTACACCGGAACACACAACGACATCCAAACCTTCATGGTCGGCGAGGGCCGCGCGCTCGATCCGCGCAAGTATTTCATCGTCATGACCAACCTGCTGGGCAACGGGCTCTCCTCTTCGCCCAGCAACACCCTCTCGCCCAACGAACGCGGCCGCTTCCCCAAGGTCACGATCCATGACAACGTCCGCCTCCAGCACGTCCTGCTCACGCAAAAGCTCGGGCTCTCGCGTTTGCGCCTGGTGACCGGATGGTCGATGGGCGCGTGCCAGACCTTCGAGTGGGCGGCGCAATTCCCGGACATGGTGCGCGCCGCGTGTCCGATCGCGGGGTCGGCGCGGACCGCGTCATACAACAAGGTCTTCCTGCTCGCGCTCAGACGCGCGCTCGAACTGGATCCGGCCTTCGCCGGCGGCTTTTACGATCGGCCTCCGATCGATGGGCTGAAAGCCTTTGCGGCGATCTATGCCGGATGGGGAACGTCGGAACCCTTCTTCCGCACCGAGGTGTATCGGGACTTCGGCGCGCATGACTATCAGGAGCACGTCGCTTACTTCTGGGAGCCGTTCTTCATGCGCCTGGACGCCAACGACCTCCTCTCGCAGCTATGGACCTGGCTCAACGGCGATATCAGCGACAATCCGGCCTACCGCGGCAACTTCGAGGCCGCGCTCGGCGCGATAAGGGCGCGCACTATCGTGGCGCCGGTCGATAACGACCGCTATTTTCCGCCGGCCGACAGCGAGTATGAGGCGCAACATATTGCCGGAGCCAGATGCCGGGTCATCTCTTCGATCTGGGGACATATGGCGCCGATGAACCCGCGCGACAACCCGGCGATAGACGGCATCCTTCACGAGCTGCTGGCAGACTGA
- a CDS encoding DUF202 domain-containing protein, translated as MSHRTKHHDRAKRDAAAAGLKAGIYSMTNQQPQAAPEIDAAARFDLERTRIAYENLMMSWIRTATSLITFGFSIYKFFQIEGHGSAYTARLIGPREFALALVLIGLGALALATMEYRQNIRLLKAQYPQCPRSLAGLVAASISVLGVVALVAVIFRQ; from the coding sequence TTGAGTCACCGAACGAAGCATCACGATCGTGCGAAGCGCGATGCGGCGGCGGCCGGCCTGAAAGCAGGGATTTACTCGATGACCAATCAGCAGCCGCAGGCCGCGCCGGAAATAGATGCGGCGGCGAGGTTCGACCTGGAGCGAACGCGCATCGCCTACGAAAACCTGATGATGTCCTGGATCCGGACGGCGACTTCGCTCATCACTTTCGGCTTCAGCATATACAAATTCTTTCAGATCGAAGGACATGGCAGCGCTTACACAGCTCGCCTGATCGGTCCGCGCGAGTTTGCGCTGGCGCTGGTCTTGATTGGATTGGGAGCGCTGGCGCTCGCCACCATGGAATACCGGCAGAACATCCGTCTCCTCAAGGCGCAGTACCCGCAGTGTCCTCGCTCGTTGGCAGGACTGGTCGCGGCGTCGATCTCGGTCCTGGGGGTGGTGGCGCTGGTGGCGGTAATCTTCCGCCAGTAA